The stretch of DNA TCTCTCGGACTGGAACTGGCGTGCCTTCTTATGACCACCTCTACCGGAGGATTCGCTGGAGTTGCAGTTGTTCTGATGTCCGGACTCTACTTTCTCAGGCAGGCGGAGAGGCGCCGATTCGCCTTGGTATGGCTGATCTCTGCTGTCCTGCTGGCCCTGCCGATAGTACATATTTTGGCTCAGCCGGGGTTTCAGAAAAGGTTGATCATCGGGTCTGTTGGAAAGATAGGCCACGTAAGCGCGCAGGAGCGAACCGAGTTCATCCGGGCGGGACTCAGGATGTTCTCGGACAATCCGCTGATTGGGGTGGGGCCCGCGCTCTACGATAGCTATGCAGAGAACTACACGAGGGCCTTCAGCGTCTCCCGAATCATAATAGTCAACAACGTATACGCGGAACTGCTTGCGGAGACCGGGCTGGTAGGCTTTGTGTCGTTCATGATCATGTTCGCCTGCCTGTTCCGTCGCGCGATCAGGAAGATGCGTCGCGCGGGCGCCGACAGGCCGCTTCATGCGGCGATGGTGATATCGCTGAGCGCGCTTGCAGTTCAATTCATGGCGTATCCTACCTTTAAGATGGAGTTTATATGGCTACTGTTCGGTCTGATCGCGGCGCCTCTCCCCAACCGGGAGTCTGAGCGCGCAAAGAAGATGGCGGGGACCTAGTGTGGGCATGAGAATCGGCATCAATGCACAGCTCTGTTCGCCTTCGCTGTCTTATCGAAATGCCGGCGTTTCCAGGTACATCTCAAACTTGGTGAGAGCTCTCGGTGAACTGGACGACGCAGGTTACGATATCCATCTTTTCCTGCCTGCGGGTTGTGAGAACGAGACTTGCACTCGGCACAACGTGCACCGGAGATCGTGGCAGGGAGAAGGACCGGCAGCCAGGATTGCCTGGGAGCAGTTCGTTCTACCGGTGTTGAGCCGCACGCTGCGATTAGACGTCCTTCATTCGCCGATGCACGTGCTCCCCGTGGTCTGTCCGACTGCTTCCGTGGTTACAGTTCTCGACCTGACATTCATGAGGTATCCCGAGGCCTTTCCGCGGCATCAGCGCATGTACTTGGAATATGCTACCCGGCGAGCTGTCGCGAAAGCCGATGCCGTCATCGCGATTTCGGACTGTACGAGGGCAGACGTCATCAACCAACTGCATGGGGACCCCGATCGAGTTTTCACGATCCCGCTAGCCGCCGACGATTCCTTTCGGCCGGCGACTGTCAAAGAAGTGGCCGAGATTAGGCGACGCTATGGGGTGGGCGAGACGAGCGTGCTGTACCTCGGAACTCTCGAGCCGAGGAAGAACATCCCTGCGCTTCTAGAAGCGTTCCGGCAGGTTCGAACGGACCGCGACGGCGACTGCCGACTCGTGCTGGGTGGAGGCAAGGGATGGTACTACCGGGATGTGTTTCGGCGTGTCGAGGAGTTGGGGCTGAAGGATGATGTCGTCTTCACGGGGTATGTTTCGCAGGAGGATCTACCGGTCTTGTACTCGTCGGCTACCGTGTTTGTCTATCCAACTCTTTACGAGGGGTTCGGCCTGCCGCCTCTTGAGGCGATGGCATGCGGGACACCCGTCATCACCTCGAACACGTCGTCGCTGCCTGAGGTGGTCGGTGACGCCGGGGTCATGGTGAATCCATTGAGCGTTGATGAGATCTGTCAGGCAATCCACACGGTGCTCTCCCGCGAGGATCTTAGGAGAGAGATGAGTGCAGCGGGATTGGAGCGTGCGAAGCGGTTCTCGTGGAAGGAAACCGCCGGGCAGACGCTGAAGGTATACGCGAGCGCGTACGAACGATCAAGGAGACGTCGGCCGTGAAGCTGGCAATTGTCCATGACTTTCTCAACCAGATGGGCGGGGCGGAGCAGGTAGTGAAGGTTTTTCGGGAAATCTTCCCGGATGCCCCGATCTACACGTCCATCTACGTTCCGTCCGCGGTCTGCCCTTCATTCAAGGAAGCTGATGTACGCACTTCCTTCATGCAACGTCTTCCGATGATTAGGAAGCACGCTCGCAGGTACCTGCCGCTCTATCCCTATGCTTTCGAGCAGTTCAACCTGTCGGAGTATGATGTCGTACTCAGCAGTTCTTCATCATTCGCAAAGGGCGTGGTGACTCCGCCAAGCGCCTGCCATATCTGCTACTGCTATACGCCGATGCGTTTCGCGTGGACCTATCATATGTACGTTGAGCAGGAGCCGCTGTCCCGCCTCGCGAGGCTCTGCCTTCCCTATTTCATACACAGGGTTCGCAGATGGGACGAGATCACATCGAACAGGGTGGACAACTTCATAGCAATATCGCATGAGATTCGGCGTCGCATCTGGAAGCACTACCGCAGGGAGTCCGACGTCATCCACCCGCCCGTTGATACGACGAGGTTTGCGGTCAGCGACCAGGACTCGGGCTATTACCTGATCCTCTCCAGACTGCTTCCCTACAAGAAGATTGACGTCGCCGTCGAGGCCTTCAACGTCTTGCAGATGCCGCTCAAGATCGTGGGCGACGGGAGGGATATGACTCGGTTGAAGAGGATGGCCGGTCCCACGATCGAGTTCCTTGGCCGACTTCCGGACAGTGAGATGCAGAGATGCTTGCGCGAGTGCAGGGCCCTCGTCTTCCCCGGTTTCGAGGACTTCGGCCTAACGCCTGTGGAAGCGATGGCATGCGGCAAGCCCGTGATCGCCTATGCAGCCGGCGGTGCTCTCGAGACCGTGGTTGACGGGATCACCGGCAGGTTCTTTGACGAGCAGACCCCGGAGGCGATCGCCCGCGTCGTGAGAAGCTTTGATCCGACCGCGTTCGATCCGAGTGAACTGCGATCTCACGCTGAATCCTTCGACGTATCGGTATTCAAGAAGCAGATCAAGTGGTATGTTGACCAGAAGTACGACGAGCACATTTCCGGTGCTGCAATGTCCGCTGCTCCGCGAACCGGTATACTCGCTTCCTTAGACAGTCAGGCGTTTCAGCCGCGACGAGAGCACTCTCAGAGTACGACCGACGGACGATAGCCGTTGGCGCAGTCGACCGACAGGAAGGATCACCTGATGACCAGATTCGCATTCCCCCGACTTCTCGCCACCTTGATGCTCGTCTTGGCCGCGTCTGCGGCGGTGTCGGACGTCGGCGCAAACGTTACTTCTTACGACCGACTGCCTCTGGGGGATTGGACATACGATGCGATGATAGGTCTCGCCGCGGACGGCGTGCTTACCGGCACATCTGCGAGGCTCTTTCAGGGCGACCGGCTCTTCACACGTGATGAGATGGCTGAAGTGCTCTCATCGGCTATGCGGCGTCCTGAGATTCTGACCAATGCACAGCGCGCACTTGTCAAGCACGTCGCGCTGGAACTAGGCTCGGAACTAGGAAGGGTACGCCCTGATTGTCCTGTGGGCGCGCAGGATGCGCCAGTGGACGCGGATGTTCTCCTGCTCGCATATGCGAGAGAGCGCGTGCTGGACGACCGGGGTGGGGCGCCGGGCGCGGACAGCACGGCTCTGACCTACCGCGCCACGGGATTCGCGAATCTCACCGCCGAAACATTCGCGATGCTCACCTTCGCAGAGAAGGAGGAGCGGTTCTTCCATGATCTTCGCACATCGACGAGTCTTGACAAGGCTTT from Armatimonadota bacterium encodes:
- a CDS encoding O-antigen ligase family protein, encoding MTPSLLLFYAVCFFAAYSQAMRPEFGPVRLSLPYLLGTLGLAFMVAERAFRCSPNRAISMRMFVPALTFVMVYVVLGGLAIVRLQTGTMTSSPIALFRVVEQLGRLVLSFCLMLLTANSVRSLDALVRALTIVVVSAGLVSMYGVYQVIGTLGGFYRPILPNTASYGLAPGVVGVTRATATMQEPSFLAGFLCFAIAVTAVLIVWRGDLGRVARAVLWSSLGLELACLLMTTSTGGFAGVAVVLMSGLYFLRQAERRRFALVWLISAVLLALPIVHILAQPGFQKRLIIGSVGKIGHVSAQERTEFIRAGLRMFSDNPLIGVGPALYDSYAENYTRAFSVSRIIIVNNVYAELLAETGLVGFVSFMIMFACLFRRAIRKMRRAGADRPLHAAMVISLSALAVQFMAYPTFKMEFIWLLFGLIAAPLPNRESERAKKMAGT
- a CDS encoding glycosyltransferase family 4 protein, which codes for MRIGINAQLCSPSLSYRNAGVSRYISNLVRALGELDDAGYDIHLFLPAGCENETCTRHNVHRRSWQGEGPAARIAWEQFVLPVLSRTLRLDVLHSPMHVLPVVCPTASVVTVLDLTFMRYPEAFPRHQRMYLEYATRRAVAKADAVIAISDCTRADVINQLHGDPDRVFTIPLAADDSFRPATVKEVAEIRRRYGVGETSVLYLGTLEPRKNIPALLEAFRQVRTDRDGDCRLVLGGGKGWYYRDVFRRVEELGLKDDVVFTGYVSQEDLPVLYSSATVFVYPTLYEGFGLPPLEAMACGTPVITSNTSSLPEVVGDAGVMVNPLSVDEICQAIHTVLSREDLRREMSAAGLERAKRFSWKETAGQTLKVYASAYERSRRRRP
- a CDS encoding glycosyltransferase, which translates into the protein MKLAIVHDFLNQMGGAEQVVKVFREIFPDAPIYTSIYVPSAVCPSFKEADVRTSFMQRLPMIRKHARRYLPLYPYAFEQFNLSEYDVVLSSSSSFAKGVVTPPSACHICYCYTPMRFAWTYHMYVEQEPLSRLARLCLPYFIHRVRRWDEITSNRVDNFIAISHEIRRRIWKHYRRESDVIHPPVDTTRFAVSDQDSGYYLILSRLLPYKKIDVAVEAFNVLQMPLKIVGDGRDMTRLKRMAGPTIEFLGRLPDSEMQRCLRECRALVFPGFEDFGLTPVEAMACGKPVIAYAAGGALETVVDGITGRFFDEQTPEAIARVVRSFDPTAFDPSELRSHAESFDVSVFKKQIKWYVDQKYDEHISGAAMSAAPRTGILASLDSQAFQPRREHSQSTTDGR